In one window of Dehalococcoidia bacterium DNA:
- a CDS encoding MarR family transcriptional regulator yields the protein MDTTQRDGADLFGTWTLLHQAYLLTYKYLDQIVSRLGVSQAQASVLLVLKGADEPLPLSRLARYLVQEAQSVTSLVDRLELRGFVKRVPDQRDRRVIHVELTPEGHKMFDEIFPRALNGCGEVFTGLSARELKEFGQLCGKVRSRSADLMGMDRAPFEKATETLRCAAKTYEEHAPVSS from the coding sequence ATGGATACCACCCAACGCGACGGTGCGGATCTGTTCGGCACCTGGACGCTACTGCATCAAGCCTATCTTCTCACGTACAAGTACCTCGATCAGATCGTCTCGCGACTCGGGGTCTCGCAGGCGCAAGCCTCCGTTTTGCTGGTGCTGAAAGGCGCCGACGAACCGTTGCCGCTCTCGCGGCTTGCGCGCTACCTGGTCCAGGAGGCGCAAAGCGTCACCAGTCTCGTCGATCGGCTTGAGTTGCGCGGCTTCGTCAAGCGCGTGCCCGACCAGCGCGACCGGCGGGTGATCCACGTCGAGCTGACGCCGGAAGGCCACAAGATGTTCGATGAGATCTTCCCGCGGGCGCTGAACGGCTGCGGCGAGGTGTTCACCGGCCTCAGTGCGCGTGAGCTGAAAGAGTTCGGCCAGCTCTGCGGCAAGGTGCGCAGCCGCAGCGCCGATCTGATGGGCATGGACCGGGCGCCGTTCGAGAAGGCGACAGAAACGCTGCGCTGCGCCGCAAAGACGTACGAGGAGCACGCGCCCGTGTCCTCGTAG